Within the Candidatus Neomarinimicrobiota bacterium genome, the region CCGGTAGACCCGTAATCGGCCAGCTGGCTGGGATTCCTGGGGGAGGCGACATTGAGCACCTTGATGCCGCAGTAGCGTCCGCTGCCGTAAAGCAAGTTGCCGACGGAGTGCCAGGCATAGATTCGGCCGTATTCACACCCAGAGGCGAAATACTCTCCGATGAATTGTGGCGCGGCGGGGTCTGAGATATCAATAATGTTCAGGCCGCCCAGCCCGGCGGGGATGTAGGCGAAGTCCCCCGCAATCTCCACGTCCAGCAGTTCGAAGTTGAGGGGCTTGAAAGTGGCCAGCCGGGTGAGGTTGAGTGCGGTGGCCGGCAAAGGAATAAGCCCCAGGAGCGCCACGGCGAGGCCGATCAGACGATGGCGGGGGAGGGCCGTCACCACGGAACCCCTGGAGCTCGAAATATTCTGCTCAACATGCGCTGTGATCATTTCAGCAGTACAATTTTCTGCGACCGGACAACTGCGCCGGCCTGCAGGCGGAGAATGTATACGCCCGAGTCCCTGTCCCGGGCATCCCACACCACTTCGTGTCGCCCAGCCGACCGGCGCCCGGCATTACCCAGTGAAGCCACCTGCCTGCCGCCCAGGTCGAACACATCCAGCCGTACCGGGGAGGGCTCAGTGAGTGTGTAGGCAATGGTGACGGTGGGGTTAAATGGATTGGGGTAGGCAGGGTGCAGCGCGACCCGGTTGGGCAGGTTTGGGGCGGCGGCGACGCCATGGGCCGGGGTGCCGAGAACGGCGATGTTCCCCAGCAGCATGGCAATGGTGTCGGTGATGGCCTGCTCGTTCCAGCCGAAGGCGGCGTAGCGGATGGTCATGGTGTGGTCAATGATGACGTGGAAGGGGATATAGGTAACGCTGAAATCGTTGATCAACGCCATGTTGGAGCCGTCCAGCAGTGGGTAGGTCAGGCCGAATGTCTGGGCCCAGTCCGCGCAGCTGTAGGGATAGTCCCAGTCGAAGCCCACCCCCAGCGCGATGAGCCCGTGTTCCTTGAATGCCTGATGGACAGTTTCGGTAAGCGGAGCCTCCGCCTGACAGACCGTTCACCAGGAGGCGAAGAAATTGAGCCAGATGACGTGGTAGTTACCACCGTTTTGCGCGCCGTTGTAGTCGTTGAGGGTGAAGCTGCCGCTGTCGTTGGCGCAGATGTTGGTGGTGAAGTCGAGCACCACGTCGCCGACGGCATAGGGCTGCGCTGCGAGCAGCCCTGCCAACAGCAGCGGGATCAGCAGGTGGGTGGGTCTGGCCGCCATCGTTTCAGAATCTAATCCGGGCCCTGCCGGCTAACTGTCTGTCAGCAGCCAAATGCCCGCAATCGTGCGGCTTCCTGGTGCTCAGAAAATGCCCCGGAAGGTCAGCTTCAAGGCATCGGCAATGCCGGGCACGAACACGCACACGCCGCTGTCGCACTTCAGTCCGCCCTGTAGCGAGCCGTAGAACACCGACAGGGATGTGGACGGCGTCAGATAGCCGGTGAACTCCAGGCCGAACCACTTGTTACGCAGGTCGACACCCAGCGAGCGGATCACGGCCTCCAGCCAACTGTCTTCATCGGGTAGCACATTCTCGGACCGGCCGGTCTTGAGGCGGGAGGCGTAATCATAGACGATGCCCAGGGTAAACCGGGACGGCCTGCCGATGCTCAGCGCCAGGTAGCGATAATAAAAACTTTGGTCCAGGAGTCCGTCGGAAGTCACACTGTCGATAAGACCCGTAGAGGACGCGCGAAAGGCAATCCGGTTTTTAAACCCTAGCTGCTCCCACTGGTGCTCCCAGTCCAGCGTCAGGCCCCAGCCGCCCGCCCCTGGAAGGCTCAGGCTGGCCTGCAGCGGCAGTGTAATGAGCTTGCGCTGCTCCCAATTGAGGATCTCCTTGGCATGGCCGGCCAGCTCGGAGTTCTCCACCACCGTCTCGGCATAGCCCAGTACCTCGCCGGCTACTGATACCATCGCTTTTAAGTCCAGGTTGAGGGGGCTGTAATGGTAATTCAGCTCCCCGTAGAGCTCGCTGAAGGGATAGTACCTTTCGTGGCGGGAGAACCAAAACATGTTGGACGCGTCGGTGCGCTGCCAGCTAAAACCGTCAGGCCGAATCGCCTTGCTGAAGCCGGTGTGCCGACTGCTGCGGGCGTAGTTGGCGATGAGGAACAGGTCATCGCCGAGGGCCAGATGCCCCTCCAGCTGGACCCCCACCTCATCCTCGAAATCCATCACGTGGGGCGTGCGGGCCAACAGTGTGGCGGAGTGCTCGCGGAACACCGAGGGCGGGTTTTGCACGGGTGTGCGGCGCTGCAGCCTGAAGGGCAGGTGCGAGCGCACGTCGGGCTCGCTGGCGTCGAACAGGTAGTTCTTGTACTCCAGGGTCAGTCCCCAGCGACCCGGATAGAGCGACAGGCTGCCGTAACCGCCCCAACCGCGCGACTGCCGTTCGTAGTGGACCCAGCGGTTCAGGGCCTGGGAAAACAGGCTGTCGACATCGGCGATGCTGTGGACACGGACGGTGAGCTCTGCGGAAGCATTGAAGACCGAGCCGACCCATTCGGCGAACAAGCCCGGCATGCTGGAGGCTGTGCGAATTTTGGCTTCGTCCACCAGCAGATACTCGCCGGTGCTGAAATCCTGCAGCTTGCTGAACCAGGGGTTCATCGCCTGCACGCCGACCCAATAACCGCCCAGTTCCAGGCCACCGGCGAGGTCATGGACCACGACCTGCAGCGCAGTGACAGAGGCATCATCCGTGAAGTCGCGGATGCGGGCGTCGACGCCGGGGCCCGGTAGCAGGTGCCTCCCGCTGGAGACCGTGCCGGCGAGAAATGCGGCGCTCACCCGGCCCGCAGGCCTGGCGGTGAGCCAGATCCCCCGCAGCGACGAGTCCCAGTCGATGGCCTGGTTTTCCCACATGTTCAGCGCCAGACCGCGCCCGAACTGACCGTACAGGTCTCCGGCGCTTACCGCTAGCCGCCGTCCCTCCCACCAGAGGCGCAGCTTGCGCAGTCCGTTGTGGTGCGGGCCGATCTGCGGGGGGGAGCTGAATTCCAGGTTGGCCCAGAGGGTAAGGGGGCCGAAGCCCGCCGTGAGATCGAGCAGGTGTTCGCTGTAGACATACGGGCTGGGGAGCGCGTCGGTGATCTCCGTGCCCGGCAGGGACCCGCTGCCCAGCTGGGCGGTGATGCTGCCGGCCACGGACGTTTGCTGCCCGGCCGCGGCCGTAACCAGAACCAACCCCAACAAGACCGCTCTGGCGAACATGGAGGTCAGGGACTGGGGGAGCTGTTATCGCGGGGCAGGTCTTGGGGCACGGCCGGGGAGCGGGCCGGATCGAGCAGGGCTGTGATCTGTCGTTCGAGGGCTTGCTCATCGCCGGGCACGTAGCCGGTGTGGCGGTAGATGATCTGTCCCGACCGATCCACGAGCAGCGTGTAGGGCAAGACGTTGCCGCTGAGCCTGCGGAAGGTGTCGTTGCTAGGGTCCAGGGCGGTCTGGAAGCCGTAGCCGCGGGACTTCAGATAGCTGCGCACCTTGGATCGGCTGCGCTCGGTGTCCAGGTTGATGGTGAGCACCTGCAGCCCCCGGTCCCCATAGCTGGACTGAAAGGCGTCCAGGTGGCGCATGGCCTTCAGGCAGGGCGCGCACCAGAGGGCCCAAAAGTCGATGAGGAGCGGGCCGTCCGCATGGAGCTCCCGGAGAGTCGCCTTGCGGCCATCAAGCAACCGCACGGTGGTTTGGGGCAGCCGCTTCGTTTGCGACCCCAGTAGAGCTGCCGCCATCAGCACCGCGAATAGCATGCGTTTCATCAGCAACCTATGGCAGTTCCGAGTTTTGGTTCCATGATACCATGATATGTTATGCTCCCGCAGATTGTTTCCCAAGCGGTGATCGGCATTGTGTCAGGTTGCTGCCGCAGGGCAGGGGCCGGGGTGTGGCATGCCGCCCTGGACCCCAAAGTGACGCTAAGGGTGGACAGCCGTGACCCAGGTGCTTCAAGCCAGTTCCAAGGCTACTTCCTCAGCCTGACCTTCTAAGCTGCCCGGCGGGATGGATGCCCCGCCAAGGGCTTTCCTCCTTACGCCCCTTCGGGGCTGAAGGCCAGCGTGCCAGCCCCAGCGTTGAGCACCCCCACATTCCCGTTTCCGCTGCCATCAGGTTCCAGGTCGCCGTCACCGCCGGCCTCATTGAAGCGCCACAGCCCCAGGAGCGGGTCCAGCCCGGTAGCGGAGTAGGTGCGGGTCAGCTTGCCGGGGTTTTGGTAGCGGAACTGCATCTCGCTGGACGGCAATACGATGGTCCATAGCCGCACCTCGTCAATGGCGCCGTACCAGAAATTGTTCAGGGTGGTTTCATCGTTGAGGGCGTCCCAGTCGGCGCCGATGAGGGCGTCGCTGGCACCAATGTTCAGGTCACGGGAGATGACGGCGCTCCCGAGAGACTCGCCGTTTCCATATACACTGACGCCGGTCCCGTCGTAGGTCACCACCACCTGGGTGAAGATTTCCGGGTCGTTCCAGTCGCAGCCGGGGATGCTGTAGAATCCCATAAATTGATTGCCTATGAAGACAAATATCTGGCTGGAGTCGGTTGGCAGGCGGTAAATGCCGATTTCATCCCCGCCCTGCTCATTGCCGATCATGAACAGGGCTGGGCTTTCTCCGACGCCGAAGGGTAGGATATCGCCGGCGGCCCAGATTTCCAGGGAGAAGACATTGCTGTTCAAGGCTGCCAGGCTGGTGCTGTCCTCCCGGTTCTCGATGCGTACGTAGGCCCCGCCAGCCAGGACCACCGAGTTGATCGCAGCCGGTTCGTCCTGACAGGCAGGGAAGAAGAGGAGGAAAAGTCCAAGGCCCAGAAAAACCATCGCAGATTTAGCCCATAGTATACGCAGGGGTTGCATCATGGACTGGTTAGACCCAGCTCTTCGTCACTCATAGCGGCTTGGCCGAAGTTGTCCTTGAGTATGATTCGGTAATACCAGGGTGTCGCATCTATCAGTGGCGGCGAATCGGTATGGGATGTTGTGTTGATATCAGTAAAAAAGATAATCTGCTCGTAGGTGGAGCCCGGCTGCCCAGGTTCTTCGTTCTCGATGCTGTTTCGCCAAACTTCATAGCTGTCGAAGGCTAGGTTATCCAGGGAAGGCGATGGCCATGCTGCCCGGGACCACTGGAGGCTGATGGTGGTCGGCGATCCACCGTTGTTGATCACCTCCAGGGTCACTAGCGACGGCGGCGCGTAGAGGGTGTCCCCCACGATGTTGCTGGGAGCGTACTCTCCGGCCTCGTCGTAGGTGAGCACCACATAATTATAAATCGGCAGGCTGGTCAGCGTGCCCTGCACTAAGGCGGGGTCTTGGTCATCATAGATCAAGGTATCGATGCCAAAGACTCCTCGGCCAGGGATAGTGGTTACCTCTACGCAATCGCCGGGGAGGCAGTCGGCCAGGTTATTGCCATCGTCATCCCGAAACACGACGGTATTGTCGGCCGTACGTAGGATTGCATAGTGCTTGAACTCGCCCTCCGGCTCCGCTGTCGGCAGCCAGGCCAGGCGGTAAGACCAGCTGGTGTCCGGTTCCAGGCTGACGATCTCCGCCGGGAAGATGTCCCGGGTAGAGGTAACCAGGGTGACCTCTGCCGTGGCGCCGCTGGTATCGGCCACCTCCAGGCGATAGGTGTAGCTGCTGGCCCGGGACAGGCCCGTGTCGGTGTAGCTGTCATCACCGACGTCGGTAAAAGTGAAAATGACGGTGCTACCCCGCCTTAAAGTATACCTGGCAAAGTCCTGCTCCGGGGCGTAGGTGTAGATGTCCCAGGCCAGCTTCAGCTCGTATTTATCTTGCCGCCTCACCCCCAGCCCGCCCGACCACACATCGGCCAGGGACAAGGTAATACTGGTCACGCTGTTGCTCCAGGCAATGTTGTTCCGGCTGTCCCAGTGGCGCAGGGCGTAGCTGAAGGTCTGGCCCTGGGGCAGCGGCTCGTCTTTATGATTCAGCACTCCGTCAGTGATAGGGGCCGAATAGGCCAGGACATCGGTGCTGTCCACCTGTAAGCCCGAGCCGCGGTAGAGGGCCACCCAGCTGGAATCCTCCTGCGGCGGGATGGACTCCCAGGCGAGGGTGACGCTGTACTTTGAGATGGCCGTGGGGGGGTCCACCAGGACCGGCGCCGGCAGGGCCAACGTCGTCAGCTCCAGCACATCATCTTCAGAAAACTCGTGAGTGTAGCCGGCCGCATCAATCAGGTACAGGTAATAGTAGTAGGTAGTGTTGGCCGTCAGACCAGAGTCTGTGTGGGTGGTGGCTATGATGGGCAGGAATCCCGCAATGGAGTCGAGGCTGCCGGCGTCAGCGGCAAGCCCCCGGTGGAGGCGGAAATAGGCCACGTCTTCCGTGCTGCGGATCCACTCCAGCCTCGCCCGGTACTTGCTAGGCGGCCCCGTGGAAATGAGGGGCACCGCCACGGGCAACAGCGTGCGGACGGTTACAATCGAGTCGCTGGCGGTGCTGCGCCCGAACACATCGTGGACGTACACGCGGTAGTGGTAGTCGGTGTCCTCCAGAAGGCCGAAGGGGCTGACACCCGCGCCGGTATCGGTAAAGGCCGTGGCCCCGTACGTGTCATTCCGTACCAGCGAATCGGAACTGGCCGTCACCGACGCGCTGGTATCGCGGTACAGCAGGTAGTGCGAAAAGTCATAGTCCGGCGAGGGGGCCCAACTGATCAGCGCGGAATGCTTGGTAATGTTCGCCGGCGGGAACAGGGCCACCGGCAGAGGCGGCAGTCCTTCGTTATCCAGATAAAACTTGCGGGTCGTGGAGCGGGTATTGCCAGCCAAATCCTCCGCAGTGGCAGTGAGGACGACGAATGAATTGACGTCGGTGCAGTCGGGATAAGCCGTCGTGTTCCATAGCAGCGCGTAGGGTGCGTTTGAAATCGTGGGCAAGGAATCGCCCGGGGCCATGTAGGTCACGTGCCGCAACCCAACGTTGTCCCGTGCATCGACCCGGACAGTTACGATATCACTGAGGAGGGTGAATTCAGCGGGGAAAGTGATGCGAATGAAGGGACGGGTGGTGTCGGTATCGTCGGGTTGGCCACAGCCGCTGGTGAGCGCAAGCAGCCCCCAAAGGATGCCGCCCCGCAACCTGGCGGGGGCCGCTTTGACACCGGGAGACATCGGTTAAGCCCCGGCGTCAGTTCCAGAATCTTGGGTCGACCACCCGCCGCTGCGACAGCAACTTGCCAGCCGCATTGCGCGTGGTGACGACCAGCCTGGCCGAACGCCGATGATAGTCGTAGGTGGTTGTCTCAGTGAGCTGGCCCTGCTCGGTATAGAACGAACGCCTCACCATATGGTCCTGGTGGTCATAGACCAGCGCGAAAACCCGTTTTGTCCGGCTGGAATCCGAGAGCACGGTGCTGCGCAGGGTGCTGGTCCTTTTCTCCGGATTCCGGCTCAGGCTGAAGGTATAGTAGTACGAGAGTTGGTCATGTTCATTAAACACCTGGGTGGAGGTCAAGAGACCTTCGGCGTCCCGAGTCAGGGCCACCTTCCAGCCCGGCTTGACCAGGCTCCAGTCACGCAGGTAGACATAGGGGTGCACATCCAGGAGCGAGCCGATGCTGTCGGCGGCAAACTCGAGCCGGCCATAGAGGCTGCTGTCGGCGGAGGCGTGGCTGTAGGCGAGCGTATAGATAAGGGTCCCCGTTTGGTCGTACTTCTGCAGGGACTTGATGTTGTCCTGAGGATCATACAGGACCCGGATGTAAGCTTCTCCCTCAGGAATTTTTTTCTTGCGGGTATAGGCCAACGGAGCCAGCCGGCGTACGTCCCAGGCCTCAAAGTAGCGCACCAGCGGGGGGGTCTCAGCTACCGTCTGAAAGGAACGCGTGGCCAGCAAATGTTGCCGTGCCCGCCAGCGGCGTGGCTCCACATAACGCACCCGCAGCAGATAGCCCTGCGGGTCATATACGGCGTGAAAATGGGGTATGTCGGCGGCTTCGACCTCGCTGATGGGATCGCCCAACACCTGTTCCCGGGTGAGGGGGCTGCGATAGAAGCGATGGGCGTAGCCCTGTTCGCTGGACTCAAAGGCCCGGGCCCGCACCATCAGCGTGTCGATTTCGGCCTGCATGGTCTCCGTCAGCGAGTCCAGCAACCCCTGGACGAACCGCCGGGTCAGGGCCTCATCGCTCATCCCGTCCACCCGATCGTAGAACCGGGCCCACAGGTCGCTGAGGGCGGGCGGATCATAAAATGAGCTGGCCAGTGGCCCGCTCGAAATGCTGCGGGCTGAGTCGGGGGGCGGGACCGCGAGCGAATCCTGCGCCTTAACCAGTGCCGCCCCGGCGAGGATGATGGCAGCCAGATAACGTCTCATGAAGCGGCAGCAAGCAGGAGCAGCACCACCGCCACCAGCCCTACCCCTACGATTGCGCTGATGGTCCGGCCCGATTCATACGCCATGAGCCGCTGCTCCAGCGCATGCCAATCCATGGTGACTTCCAGCAGCTGTCCCGGCTCCACCATGACCCGGCGGGTACCCGCCTCCACCACGCTCATCAGGATGTCGCGCTGACGATGGGTCCAATGCTCCCAGCGGAACTCTGGCGAGAAGAAACTGATGTGATGCCAGCCGGGGGTTACGGTGATCTGCTCACGGATGGGGGTGTAGCCGATCAATTCGCCATCCAGATAGATCTGCACAAGATCCGTATCGCTGAACAGGCGCAGGTAGCCAACCGTGGCCTCGGGCTTGCTGTCTTGCGCAAGTAGACCACCGTTGAGCAGCGCCGCCATGCCCACAAGGTGTGCCCAACGCCGT harbors:
- a CDS encoding TlpA family protein disulfide reductase; the protein is MKRMLFAVLMAAALLGSQTKRLPQTTVRLLDGRKATLRELHADGPLLIDFWALWCAPCLKAMRHLDAFQSSYGDRGLQVLTINLDTERSRSKVRSYLKSRGYGFQTALDPSNDTFRRLSGNVLPYTLLVDRSGQIIYRHTGYVPGDEQALERQITALLDPARSPAVPQDLPRDNSSPSP
- a CDS encoding T9SS type A sorting domain-containing protein, yielding MGFDWDYPYSCADWAQTFGLTYPLLDGSNMALINDFSVTYIPFHVIIDHTMTIRYAAFGWNEQAITDTIAMLLGNIAVLGTPAHGVAAAPNLPNRVALHPAYPNPFNPTVTIAYTLTEPSPVRLDVFDLGGRQVASLGNAGRRSAGRHEVVWDARDRDSGVYILRLQAGAVVRSQKIVLLK
- a CDS encoding LamG domain-containing protein gives rise to the protein MMQPLRILWAKSAMVFLGLGLFLLFFPACQDEPAAINSVVLAGGAYVRIENREDSTSLAALNSNVFSLEIWAAGDILPFGVGESPALFMIGNEQGGDEIGIYRLPTDSSQIFVFIGNQFMGFYSIPGCDWNDPEIFTQVVVTYDGTGVSVYGNGESLGSAVISRDLNIGASDALIGADWDALNDETTLNNFWYGAIDEVRLWTIVLPSSEMQFRYQNPGKLTRTYSATGLDPLLGLWRFNEAGGDGDLEPDGSGNGNVGVLNAGAGTLAFSPEGA